A section of the Jaculus jaculus isolate mJacJac1 chromosome 6, mJacJac1.mat.Y.cur, whole genome shotgun sequence genome encodes:
- the Emx1 gene encoding homeobox protein EMX1, translated as MCLTRCAPRQAAAPGRGELPRAPLPRPTPAAATMFQPAAKRGFTIESLVAKDGGTGGSAGSGSAGSHPLAGAASEEPLRPTALNYPHPGSAEAAFVSGFPAAAAAGAGRSLYGGPELVFPEAMNHPALTVHPAHQLGASPLQPPHSFFGAQHRDPLHFYPWVLRNRFFGHRFQASDVPQDGLLLHGPFARKPKRIRTAFSPSQLLRLERAFEKNHYVVGAERKQLAGSLSLSETQVKVWFQNRRTKYKRQKLEEEGPESEQKKKGSHHINRWRIATKQANGEDIDVTSND; from the exons atgtgcctgacCCGGTGCGCACCCCGCCAGGCGGCAGCGCCAGGGCGCGGAGAGCTCCCTAGAGCTCCGCTGCCTCGTCCCACTCCGGCGGCCGCGACCATGTTCCAGCCCGCGGCTAAGCGGGGCTTCACCATCGAGTCCTTGGTGGCCAAGGATGGTGGCACCGGCGGGAGCGCGGGCAGCGGGAGTGCAGGCTCCCATCCCTTGGCCGGGGCCGCATCCGAGGAACCGCTGCGGCCCACCGCGCTCAACTACCCTCACCCCGGCTCTGCCGAGGCGGCCTTCGTGAGTGGTTTCCCCGCTGCGGCGGCCGCGGGAGCCGGCCGCTCGCTTTACGGGGGGCCGGAGCTCGTGTTCCCTGAGGCTATGAACCACCCGGCGCTGACCGTGCACCCGGCGCACCAGCTGGGCGCCTCCCCGCTGCAGCCCCCGCATTCCTTCTTCGGCGCTCAGCACCGAGACCCTCTCCATTTCTACCCCTGGGTGCTACGGAATCGCTTCTTTGGCCACCGCTTCCAGG CGAGCGACGTTCCCCAGGACGGGCTGCTCCTGCACGGGCCCTTCGCGCGCAAGCCCAAGCGGATCCGCACCGCCTTCTCACCCTCGCAGCTGCTGCGGCTGGAGCGCGCCTTCGAGAAGAACCACTACGTGGTGGGCGCCGAGAGGAAGCAGCTGGCTGGCAGCCTCAGCCTCTCCGAGACGCAG GTGAAGGTATGGTTCCAGAACCGGAGGACAAAGTACAAACGGCAGaagctggaggaggagggccCCGAGTCTGAACAGAAGAAGAAGGGCTCCCACCATATCAACCGGTGGCGCATTGCCACCAAGCAGGCCAATGGCGAAGACATCGACGTTACCTCCAATGACTAG